In one Corallococcus sp. EGB genomic region, the following are encoded:
- a CDS encoding S46 family peptidase, which yields MKKTLLLLSLVAAPAFAGEGKWTPQQVLELSPAWLKAQGLQLPPNKLWDPKRGTGLLAGTVNTGGCSGSFISASGLIITNHHCAFSIIQEHSSPQKDLITDGFLAKSQAEELPGKGSRVQVPRGFKDVTAEINAAAAQGADDLARYKAIDRKQKELVAECEKRPATRCQVATFDGGVNYTLVDAVELQDVRLVYAPPRAVGEYGGEEDNWMWPRHTGDFAIIRAYTAPDGASAAYSEKNVPYKAEFFFPLSTEGVKPGDFVMVLGYPGSTYRTLLADEMAERQARYYPRMRDVLGEAIRILETEGEKDPAGKIAVASQLKGLHNAYKNAGGQLAGLKRGHIVEKQHVTEAATVAWAQKDAAKWGDALKAREALLAEQQASGKTFEREFLLNMSGRLARGPALATSVARLAMERAKPDLERRPEYMDREVPRIKDRLEREQKNLFIAADKALLHAFVKRAQALKPDERIASVDAVFGKTYSEKDVAAKIDSLYAGTQVLTLAERLKMADESVAQLTARKDPMLAFGMELAKEQAALDDTRDRRQGASSRLRPAWRKAVMAQAGKPIAPDANSTLRVSFAKVQGYTPRDGALYLPQTTLAGMLQKHTGEEPFNAPEKVRAAAEAKRFGRWVDPRLKDVPVDFLADADTTGGNSGSPTVNGKGQLVGVNFDRVWENVANDFGYNPDVARNVNVDVRYLLWQLDQVEDADALLRELNIRKGPAVTKETR from the coding sequence CGGTTGCTCCGGGTCGTTCATCTCCGCCTCCGGCCTCATCATCACCAACCACCACTGCGCCTTCTCCATCATCCAGGAGCACAGCTCTCCGCAGAAGGACCTCATCACCGACGGCTTCCTCGCGAAGAGCCAGGCCGAGGAGCTGCCCGGCAAGGGCTCGCGCGTGCAGGTGCCGCGTGGCTTCAAGGACGTGACGGCGGAGATCAACGCCGCCGCGGCGCAGGGCGCGGACGACCTCGCGCGCTACAAGGCCATCGACCGCAAGCAGAAGGAGCTGGTCGCCGAGTGCGAGAAGCGCCCCGCCACGCGCTGCCAGGTGGCCACCTTCGACGGCGGCGTGAACTACACGCTGGTGGACGCGGTGGAGCTGCAGGACGTGCGCCTGGTCTACGCGCCGCCGCGCGCCGTGGGCGAGTACGGCGGCGAAGAGGACAACTGGATGTGGCCGCGCCACACCGGCGACTTCGCCATCATCCGCGCGTACACCGCGCCGGACGGCGCCTCCGCCGCGTACAGCGAGAAGAACGTGCCCTACAAGGCGGAGTTCTTCTTCCCGCTGTCCACCGAGGGCGTGAAGCCGGGCGACTTCGTGATGGTGCTGGGCTACCCGGGCAGCACCTACCGCACGCTGCTGGCGGATGAGATGGCGGAGCGCCAGGCGCGCTACTACCCGCGCATGCGCGACGTGCTGGGCGAGGCCATCCGCATCCTGGAGACGGAAGGAGAGAAGGACCCGGCCGGGAAGATCGCCGTGGCCTCGCAGCTCAAGGGCCTGCACAACGCCTACAAGAACGCGGGCGGCCAGCTGGCGGGCCTCAAGCGCGGCCACATCGTGGAGAAGCAGCACGTCACGGAAGCCGCCACCGTCGCCTGGGCGCAGAAGGACGCCGCGAAGTGGGGCGACGCGCTCAAGGCCCGGGAGGCGCTGCTCGCGGAGCAGCAGGCGTCCGGAAAGACGTTCGAGCGCGAGTTCCTCTTGAACATGTCCGGCCGCCTGGCGCGCGGGCCCGCGCTGGCCACGTCCGTGGCCCGGCTGGCCATGGAGCGCGCGAAGCCGGACCTGGAGCGCCGCCCGGAGTACATGGACCGCGAGGTGCCGCGCATCAAGGACCGCCTGGAGCGCGAGCAGAAGAACCTCTTCATCGCCGCGGACAAGGCGCTGCTGCACGCGTTCGTCAAGCGCGCGCAGGCGCTGAAGCCGGACGAGCGCATCGCCTCCGTGGACGCCGTGTTCGGCAAGACGTACTCGGAGAAGGACGTCGCCGCGAAGATCGACTCGCTCTACGCGGGCACGCAGGTGCTCACGCTGGCGGAGCGCCTGAAGATGGCGGACGAGTCCGTGGCGCAGCTCACCGCGCGCAAGGACCCGATGCTGGCATTCGGCATGGAGCTGGCGAAGGAGCAGGCCGCGCTGGATGACACGCGCGACCGGCGCCAGGGCGCGTCCTCGCGGCTGCGGCCGGCGTGGCGCAAGGCGGTGATGGCGCAGGCGGGCAAGCCCATTGCTCCGGACGCCAACAGCACGCTGCGCGTGTCGTTCGCCAAGGTGCAGGGCTACACGCCGCGCGACGGCGCGCTGTACCTGCCGCAGACGACGCTGGCCGGCATGCTCCAGAAGCACACGGGCGAGGAGCCCTTCAACGCGCCGGAGAAGGTGCGCGCCGCCGCCGAGGCGAAGAGGTTCGGGCGGTGGGTGGACCCCCGGCTGAAGGACGTGCCGGTGGACTTCCTGGCGGACGCGGACACCACGGGCGGCAACTCCGGCAGCCCCACGGTGAACGGCAAGGGCCAGCTCGTCGGCGTGAACTTCGACCGCGTGTGGGAGAACGTCGCGAACGACTTCGGCTACAATCCGGACGTGGCCCGGAACGTCAACGTGGACGTGCGCTACCTGCTGTGGCAGCTCGACCAGGTCGAGGACGCGGACGCGCTCCTGCGCGAGCTGAACATCCGCAAGGGCCCGGCCGTGACGAAGGAGACTCGCTGA